The sequence CTGGGTGATGTGTCCTTCGCGCAGGAAGCGATCGGCCACACCGCGCTGATCGAGGATTTCGATGGTGCGGGCATGCAGTCCGCCGGCGCGCGGCTCGACGAGGTCCTGGTTCGCGCGCCGCTCGACCACGGCGACATCGATATTCGCGAGCGCGAGCTCGGGGGCCAGCATCAGCCCGGTCGGGCCGCCGCCGGCGATGATCACCGCGTGGTCGCCTGCGGCCGCGCGATTTGCGTTGGCTCGGCCGCGCGGCCGGGACGTCGGAAGCAGTACAGGCATGTCGTGACCCCCTCGACTTGTTGCTTTGGATGTTCCTTGGGCCGGGGGTTCTACGGCAGGAGCGGGGACTTGAAGCAAGCCCCTTGCGCATCACATATCAACCTGGGAGGAGGGGCTTATGCGTCAGCGCTCGCCGCGTTGCGGCCACTAGTCGTCCTTCGACACATCGCCGGGCTTGGCGGGAGCATCGATGGTGCCGCCATCGCCGTGAACGAGATCGCGGCCCCTGTCCTCGCTCTCGCCGGCGTCCTCGACGATCGCCTCTTGTGTGTCGCGCTCCTTTTCGATGCGCGGCTTCGGTCCCGGCAGATCTCGCGATGTCTTCGGTGAGGATGTCTTCGGTGAGGATGTCTTCGGTGAGGATGTCTTCGGCGAGGTTGTCCTGCGCGAGCTGTCGACCATCATCGGCGGTCCTCCTGATCGGCTAACGCGGGCCCTGGCAATTCGTTCGTTTGACACGTCGGGCAAAACACTGGCATACTGGCATCGTCGAAAGAGTTTGGTTCAGCCCGCGCGGACAATCCGCGGCGGGCTTTTTCATGTCCGCTTCGCAAAGCCGATTTCGCCGAAATCGAAATGCGGTTTGACACGTCGGGCAAAACACTGGCATACTGGCATCATCGAAAAGAGTTTGGTTCAGCCCGCGCGGACAATCCGCGGCGGGCTTTTTCATGTCCGCTTCGCAAAGCTGACTTCGCCGAAATCGAAATAGGGTTTGACACGTCGGGCAAAACACTGGCATACTGGCATCATCGAAAAGAGTTTGGTTCAGCCCGCGCGGACAGTCCGCGGCGGGCTTTTTCATGTCCGCTTCGCGAAAGCTGACTTCGCCAAAATCGAAATAGGGTTTGACACGTCGGGCAAAACACCGGCATAATGGCATCATCGAAACGAGTTTGTTCAGACCCGCGCGGAGACATCCGCCGCGGGTTTTTTCGTTTCGATTCCGCAATCGGACGGTGGCCCACGCATCACGGCCACGCACTCGCTTGATACGCGTTCATGGAGCGCCGCTCGGCGTGCCGCCGTCCGAACCATTGCTGGCCGCGCACGCGCGAACGTGCCGGCCTCGCGGCGCCGGGCGCTGTTCGCCCGCGCCGCTGCGGTCTCCGGGACCGGAGATAGGGTTCGCGCCCGAAACGATCGCGCCTCATTGCGCGATCTGCCGCGCATTTTCTTTCGTGGAGGGAGACGATGACCGCCTACCTGATATCGCTCGCGCTCGCGGGCCTCGTTGCCATCGTGCTGTGGGAGACGTTTGCATGAGCGAGGAAATGGAAATTACGCTCGTGAGTGAGCCGCTCCGCGTCCCTGCGCGAAAGAAGACGTCCAGCGCGCGCACCCTGACCGAGATGCGGCTCGCGGCGTGCCGTCGCCTTATCTCTGGTCGGGCACCAATCAATATCGCGCCGGCAAGTACGTCCGTGACGGCGTCTACGACCCAGGCAAGGTCGATCCGCAGCTGGGATGCGCGGCGCTCATCGTCGCGCTGATGGAGCTCGATCCCGAGATCAGCTTTGCGGGAGCAAAGATCGCAAAGAGCCCGGGGGCCGGCGATTCCAAGCGGCCTTCGCTGACGAACCCGTCGAAAGGCTCGATCGGCGCGTTCGTGGTCAACCTGGTCAGAGCAATTCTTGGAAGGAAATGAACATGTGGACGATCTTCGACATCATTCTCTTCGCTGCTGGATTTGCTGGCTGCTGGTTTTGCAAGGATCCGGTCATCCGGTTCGTAACCGGGACCGAGGCCCTGATCAAATCGCTCGAGGTCAAGCTCGCAGCTTTGCGGGCCAAATCGTGATGCTCGCAAAGATCAAGGCGGCCTGCCTGCACTCCATGACCATCGCCTGGAGCTATTGCATCGCGCTCGCCGGTGCGCTGGCTTCGACCATCGATGACCTCGCCGATGCGCTCGGCGATCCCGGCGTCAAGGATCAGATCAGCTCCGCCATCGGCGACGTCAAGACGACGGGACGCATCCTGCTGGTGATCTCCATCGTCACCATCATCGCGCGCCTGCGAACGCTCAGGAGAAAAGACCAATGTGGATGACGATCATTTCGTTTCTCGGCGGCCCCGTCGTCAAGGCGCTGATCGATGCCTACAGCGCGAAGCTGAAAGCCGAGAATGTCGACAGCAAGATTGCGGCGGATCTCGCCGTGAGCGAGATCGCGTCGCAGACGGCCGAAACCAAGGCCGTGATGCAGTATCGAATCGCGGAGCTCGGCTATTGGTACGAGCCGGACAAGTTGATCGGTTACTGCGTGACGATCTATTTCTCGAAGCTCCTTGTCTGGGATAAGGTTCTCGGCCTCGGCACCACGGACGCATTGGCGGGATTCGCCGCTACCACGGCCAACCTCGTGGTGTCCTTCTATTTCGCCAAGCGCGGGTTCGAGAATGTTGCAAGGATCATCAAGCGGTGAAGGTTCAGGACCAAGAGATTCGAGCGATCGTCGCCGAAACGCTGGCCGAGCAGCACAGGATGCAGCAGGAGAGCGTCGATGCGATCGTGTTGAAGGCGGTTGCGTCGGTGCTGGCTTCCTTTGGAATCGAAGATGACGACCGCAAGGAGCTGAGGGCTGACTTCCAGCACCTGCGGAGATGGCGAAAGAGCGTGGAGCAGGCGCAGAGCTACACATTCAAGGCCGTGATCACAGTGATTGCTACCGGTCTGATGGGAGCCGTCTGGCTCGGCGTCAAGGTCGTACTGGGCAAGTAAGCCTCCACTACGGCGACATCGCCGCGCTTTCATTCACGTCATTTCTCGCCAGCGGGCGGTCTCATGTACAGAATTCGTATCGTCGATGTGTCCGATGACGACATTGCTGACACCCTGGCCGATCTGCATCAACTGACGTTCTTCGATGCGGCGGCCATGCCGCAGTTCGAGCTTGGAGCGTGGTGGCTGGCCTATCATGGTCATGAGCCGGTCGCGTTTGCCGGCGTCGTGCCATCGACGCACGCTCGCCATGGCGGCTACTTCTCCAGGGTTGGCGTGTTGCAGCGGCACTGGGGGCGCGGCCTTCAGTGCAGGTTGATGCGTGCAATCGAAATGCGGGGGCGGCGTATAGGGTGGGATAGCATCGTGTCCGACACCACAGAAAACCCGGTCTCTGCCAATAATTTCATCCGGGCGGGCTATCGGCTCTTCGAGCCCGAGGCGCCCTGGGCCTGGTCGCACAGCCTTTATTGGCGCAAATGGCTCCGCTGATAGGAGCGGGTTTCCCGTGATGCGGAAGGTAACCCCCTCAACGTAGATAAGGGCCCGGCAGCTTGACGGCTGCCGGGCCCTTTTTGCGTATTGAAGCGATGTGGGTGAAGCACTTGCGAAGTCGGCGGCGCCGGGCTTTAAGTTGGCCCTGCAGGATAATTCGGCGACCATAAGCCGATGTAAGGGAGTGCTGTCGATGCCCACCAAGCCTCAATTGCCGGAACGTTCGCCGCGGGCGGCGGGAGGGCCGAGCGCGCTCGATGGTCTTCTGGTCGTCGACTTCACGCGCGTCGTGGCGGGGCCGGCCTGCACGCAGACGCTCGCCGATTTCGGCGCGCGCGTCATCAAGATCGAGAATCCGGACGGCGGCGACGATACGCGGGCCTACGAGCACGCCGAAATCGGCGGCGAAAGTGCAGCCTATCTCAGCCTGAACCGCAACAAGCGCGGCATCGCGCTCGATCTCGCCGTGCCGGAGGCGCGCGAGATCGCGCTCGATCTGATCCGCAAGGCCGATGTGGTGGTGGAGAACTTTTCCAGCGGCGTCATGAGGAAATTCGGGCTCGACTATGAGTCCGTGGCGCCGCTGAACCCTCGGCTGGTTTATTGCTCGATCTCCGCCTACGGGCGTACCGGGCCGTTCGCCTCGCGGCCCGGCTTCGATCCCATCACGCAGGCCGAAAGCGGGTTCATGTCGCTCAACGGGTTTGCCGACGGCCCGGCGGTGCGCACCGGCCCGCCGATCGTGGACATGGCGACGGGAATGTCCGCCTGCAACGCGATCCTGCTGGCGCTGTTGGCGCGGGATCGGCTCGGCCGCGGGCAGCATGTCGAAGTCGCCCTGTTCGATGTCGCGATGGGCATGACGGGTTTCTACGGCATGGCTTATCTGATCAGTGGTGAGAACCCTGGCCGGTTCGGCAATTCGCCAAGCGGGTCTCCCACCGTTGGCGTTTACGAGGCAGCCGATGGGCCGCTCTACATGGCCTGCGCCAACGACCGGCTCTATCGCCGCCTTGTGGTCGAGGTGTTGAACCGGCCCGATCTGATCACCGATCCGCGCTTCGCCTCGCGCAAGGCACGCTCCGAGAACAAGGAGCTGCTGCGTGCAGCGATCGCGGAGGTGTTTGCGAGCGATACGCTCGAGAACTGGATGGCGAAGATGAAGCTGGCCAACATTCCGGTTGGCTATCTCCGCACCGTTGAGGAGGGCTTCAACGCGCCGGAGGCCCGGGAGCGCAATCGCTTGAGCCGGATTCCACACCCTACGGCGGAATGGGTCCCCAACATCGAACCTCCAATCAATATGAGCTTGACCGGAGCCATTGATCCCGTGGCTGCACCCCTGCTGGGTGAGCATACTGAAGACGTCCTGCGTGATACGCTCGGATACGACGAACGGCGGGTATCGGAGTTGGCACAAAGGGGAGCTTTTGGATCAGGCAAGCCATCTGCCCTGCCTTGAACCTGCTTGATCGGTCCGAGAGCAATCAGGCTCACGCGCCCGGCGCCGCAATCGCTTGATTTGGCAATGCTCCCGCCGCATAACTATGCGACAGCGAGAGGCAAGAATGGCGCCTGATCAGGAGCCGAGCATGAACCAGCCAACGGGGCCGGAAGCCAGCGCCTATGCGGCCATGATTGCGAAGGCCCGTGCGCTCCTGCCGCAGCTGCGCGAGCGGGCGGCGCGGACCGAGGAATTGCGGCATCTTCCGCCGGAAACCGAAAAGGATCTCCATGACGCCGGTTTGTTCCGGATGCTTCAGCCGAAGCGCGTTGGCGGTGCCGAGCTCGACTACGTCGCGCTCGTCGACTGCGCTGAGCTGCTCGGACGGGCAGACGCCTCAGTTGCGTGGAATCTCGCCAATCTGGCGAGCCATCACTGGATGCTCGCCATGTTCGAGCAGAAGGCGCAGGATCTGGTCTGGGGCCGCGATCCAGACGCGCTGATTGCGTCCTCATTCATTTTTCCGGCCGGCCGCGCCGCGCGGGTCGAGGGTGGATATCGGCTCCGCGGAAGCTGGCCGTTCTCCTCGGGCGTTGCCTCCTGCGAGTGGAACATGCTTGCGAGCGTTGTCTATTCAGACGACGAGGCAGACGGCATCGAGTATCGAATCTTTCTCCTGCCGAAAGGCGATTACACGGTGCTGGACACCTGGAATGTCGCGGGACTGCGCGGCACCGGGTCCTCCGACGTCGAGGTCAGAGATGCCTTTGTGC comes from Bradyrhizobium diazoefficiens and encodes:
- a CDS encoding GNAT family N-acetyltransferase codes for the protein MYRIRIVDVSDDDIADTLADLHQLTFFDAAAMPQFELGAWWLAYHGHEPVAFAGVVPSTHARHGGYFSRVGVLQRHWGRGLQCRLMRAIEMRGRRIGWDSIVSDTTENPVSANNFIRAGYRLFEPEAPWAWSHSLYWRKWLR
- a CDS encoding CaiB/BaiF CoA transferase family protein yields the protein MPTKPQLPERSPRAAGGPSALDGLLVVDFTRVVAGPACTQTLADFGARVIKIENPDGGDDTRAYEHAEIGGESAAYLSLNRNKRGIALDLAVPEAREIALDLIRKADVVVENFSSGVMRKFGLDYESVAPLNPRLVYCSISAYGRTGPFASRPGFDPITQAESGFMSLNGFADGPAVRTGPPIVDMATGMSACNAILLALLARDRLGRGQHVEVALFDVAMGMTGFYGMAYLISGENPGRFGNSPSGSPTVGVYEAADGPLYMACANDRLYRRLVVEVLNRPDLITDPRFASRKARSENKELLRAAIAEVFASDTLENWMAKMKLANIPVGYLRTVEEGFNAPEARERNRLSRIPHPTAEWVPNIEPPINMSLTGAIDPVAAPLLGEHTEDVLRDTLGYDERRVSELAQRGAFGSGKPSALP
- a CDS encoding acyl-CoA dehydrogenase family protein; translated protein: MNQPTGPEASAYAAMIAKARALLPQLRERAARTEELRHLPPETEKDLHDAGLFRMLQPKRVGGAELDYVALVDCAELLGRADASVAWNLANLASHHWMLAMFEQKAQDLVWGRDPDALIASSFIFPAGRAARVEGGYRLRGSWPFSSGVASCEWNMLASVVYSDDEADGIEYRIFLLPKGDYTVLDTWNVAGLRGTGSSDVEVRDAFVPDYMTIAVGDLAGGPTPGSGVNPNPSYTLPVFSLFPYVLSGVALGNAQACLDDYAEVARHRISTYNRAKLSDFQSTQIKIAEASAKIDAARLIMRSACIEAVENARRGRIPDMTTKTRYRRDGAFSVNLCTEAVSMLFAASGARGLFTTGVLQRQFRDAHAINSHLAFNFDAAGTNYGRVALGLPSENLTL